In Methanomicrobia archaeon, the genomic stretch AATTTTCATGGTCGCCTTCATCGCGACGCGGGCATCGTTATAATACATCTTCATCCCGTAGGCGTTGAAGACGGCTTTCGTTACTTTTACCCACTCTCTGGTCGTATTGGTTATGCTGAGTTCTATAACGCCCTCACAGAGCGGATCAACGGCGGGTAGAGAGGAATAAACGTTGCTGCTCCAGTATTTGCAAATAACGCCATTTCGCGGATCGCCATAGAGCGTGAACTTCTGCCGTGCGAGTGTGAAGATATCAAGGACTTCAACGACGGTACCCGACGATATGAAAACGCCTATCTCTATGGGATACGTAAGGAAGATTTCTTTCGTCTGCGCGGGTTCGACCAAAAGCGTCTTATCTAACTCGACAAGAAGAAACGAGGTCAGTTCCGTGGGCTTGTGCATCGGCTCGATGGGGTTAATGAGCACGTGACCAGTGCGAGCCAGAACAATTTTATCCACGCGTGCACCGCCGGATACGCTCTGGTAAATGAAGTTCTCTCCGTCCTTTTCAAGGGATAGCGAGACACCGCTTTCCTCAAGTCCGAAAGGAATATTATAGTAGCCGTACATGAGACCTCTTGCGAGATATTCTAATGTAGTTCTAACTATAAAGACTTTAGCAAAGGAAGGATTACATTTGTATGCTGAGTTACTATTAGAGCACAGCGGACTGACGATAAAAGCGTGCGCCCCATTTACCAATAGTATTAGCATAGATACGTTTAATTCGTAATTTCGGCCATTTCATTAACTATGAGAAGATGAACGAACGGATGACAAAAGTACATCCAAACTGAAAGTATGAAGTAAGCGAAACTAATATGTTCGACGAGAACAAACGTAAAGAAAAAGGGACGGGTTACGGTAACAGACAGGGGCGATGACGAACGGTACTGAAGAAGGTTTTGATAATCTCGTAGGGTTTAAAGAGGAGATCGAGCGTATCCGGACGACTATAGTGGAGTTCGAATCGGGGCGGAAATCGAATATAGCGATCATAGCAGAGCCTTTCGCGGGACGAACCACGCTGGTCAATGCGGTAGAGAAGATGACCGTTCATAAGGTAACGAAACTGCTCTTATCATCACTGATCAAGAATAAAGATGCGGTACGGTTACCGGAAGAGTTAAAAGGCATCGTGATCGTTGATCATTGCCATTTCCTTTTTACGCGCGCGATCGGTGGTTTTGACATTCTCGATGAGTTCTTGAAATCCGTCTTATCCTCGGATAACCTGTTCATAACGACCTGGAACCTCTATGCCTGGAACTATCTTGACGAGGTGATCAATGTCGGCCAGTTCTTTCCCGTCCAGTTGAAGCTTCCGAAATTCACGACACAGGAAACGAAAGAGCTGATCGTATCACGCTATAAGGAGGACGAAATCCAATTCGTCGATGACGTTAAGTCCGAGAATCAAGCGTTCATTACGTTCAGCAGAGTCCCGGTCACGGTAAAACCGCTGGGGATAACCGTTAACATTCCGTCTATAACATTCAATTTCAATCTGCTCAGATTCTGGTTATCACGGAAGAAAGAGAAAAAAACGGCCGAAGACATCATTTTTGAGCTGCTTAATTATTATTCGAATGGCAATCCTGGCGTTGCCAAAGTGATCTGGGAAAAGAGCCTTCAGTATCCCACGATCAAACCGAGTTATATACAGGAGTGCTCCTTCAAGATCGAGCTTGATTATACCGAATCCTTTATCCTGTATTGCATCCTCGCAATAGAATCGGTTACCAAGGAGGAATTGGTTGCACTGAGCGGCGATGGTACGGTAGATAAGGTACTTTCGCGATTAGTGCAACAGGATTTAATCACCGTTGATAAAGAGCATTATACGCTCAATCCCGAAGCCTTGAAGTGCGTAGTAGGCTACCTGAAAAAAGCAGGGGTGATCTGGTAAGATGGCCGATACGACGTTGGTTGATGTGCCACTGAAGAGCATTGATCTCGGCACGATTCTGAGTACGATTTTGATCCTTATCATTGCGTATCTGATAACGCGTGTCATCGCGTATCTTCTCACACGGTTTTCAGAACGAGCAGGGGAGTACCGGATAACCGTCAAAATGGTGATACCGCTTTTGAAATTCTCTATTTATGGCATCGCGATCTATTACATTGCAGCGTCGATCCTGAGCCTCTCGTCAACCCAGCTCGTCGCATTCTCAGGGCTGCTCGGTGCTGCGATCGGTTTCGGTCTGAAGGATCTCTTCGCCGATGTCGTCGGCGGTCTCGTAATCACCGTCGAGAAACCGTATCAAATTGGGGATAAAGTCACAATCGGGGGCTATTATGGCGAGGTCAGTGATATCGGGATCCGGGCAACCCGGCTGATAACGCCGGATGATAATCTTGTGTCGGCACCAAACTACTTGATTTTCACGCAGGCAGTAGCGAGTGCAAGTGCAGGCAGTCCCGAGATGATGGTGGTCATCGACTTATTTATAGACCCTGATTCCGATGCCGAGTTAGGCCTGAAGATTTTAAAAGAAGCGGTTGTCACCTCGAAATACGTGTACATCTCCAAAAAGCGGCCGTTTACCGTGCTTTTAGAGGATTTCCCGTTTTACCGTCGTCTCCGGGCCAAGGCGTATGTCTACGATTTACGGTACGAGTTCGAGTTCAAGTCAGAAGTGACCCGGAGGACCTGGAATGAGTTTGCGAAGCGGGGCATAAAAGCGCCGGAACTGCCCATTATGGGCGAACAGAACAGGAGCGGAGGAGCGTATAGATGATAAAAAAGGTCGTTAGTCTCATAACCCTTGTCATTATCACGGGTGCGTTCTGGTTCGCCCAGTTCCAGTACCCAAATGCCTATCTGGAAAAGGGCTTTTACACCTTTCTTGCCGTTACGATACTTTATTTCGTCTTCAAATCGGTCATAGAAGAGATCGTTGTGAGGAACATAAAAGAAGCGAAGGCCCGGTACTCGTTCAGAAAGACCGTTTCGATTCTCTATATCGTGGGTATTGTGCTCGCACTCATCAGGATATGGGTGGAGCACACGCAGACACTGCTCGTTTCGTATGGCCTGATAGCGGCGGGAATCGCTATTGCCTTACAGGA encodes the following:
- a CDS encoding mechanosensitive ion channel, with the protein product MADTTLVDVPLKSIDLGTILSTILILIIAYLITRVIAYLLTRFSERAGEYRITVKMVIPLLKFSIYGIAIYYIAASILSLSSTQLVAFSGLLGAAIGFGLKDLFADVVGGLVITVEKPYQIGDKVTIGGYYGEVSDIGIRATRLITPDDNLVSAPNYLIFTQAVASASAGSPEMMVVIDLFIDPDSDAELGLKILKEAVVTSKYVYISKKRPFTVLLEDFPFYRRLRAKAYVYDLRYEFEFKSEVTRRTWNEFAKRGIKAPELPIMGEQNRSGGAYR
- a CDS encoding DUF432 domain-containing protein, giving the protein MYGYYNIPFGLEESGVSLSLEKDGENFIYQSVSGGARVDKIVLARTGHVLINPIEPMHKPTELTSFLLVELDKTLLVEPAQTKEIFLTYPIEIGVFISSGTVVEVLDIFTLARQKFTLYGDPRNGVICKYWSSNVYSSLPAVDPLCEGVIELSITNTTREWVKVTKAVFNAYGMKMYYNDARVAMKATMKIMHGKIAETDFVDAPVEQGMKKSMELYTAKKLTVTSTKFLMGWGL